The Candidatus Nealsonbacteria bacterium nucleotide sequence TTTATCATTTTTGTTTTTATAACGATTCTTGTTCTTTTAGTAGTTTTTGTAGTTCCCGGATTGAAAGATGTTTTTGAAGGAATGGAACTTCCCTGGAGTACCCGATTTATTTTAGGTCTCGGAGATTTTATCGTTGCATATTGGTGGGTTATTATTTTAGCAACAATAGGATCAGTCTTTAGTTTATATAAATTTTTTAAGACCCAAGCAGGGAAAAGCCTTTTTGATAAAGTAGTTTTTAAGGTTCCACTTATTGGAGACTTTGTTAGAAAAGTTAATTTAATAAGAATAGCTGAAAACCTTTCTACTTTAATAGCCGGCGGTCTTCCTATAGTTCAGGCTCTTGAGGCAACCGTTGATCTTGTTGGTAGCGGTTCTTACAAAAAAATACTATATGAAACAAGAGACGGAGTGCGAAGAGGTGAGTTAATAAGCTCTATCCTTATAAATTATCCAGAATACTTCCCATCCCTTTTTACTCAGATGATAATCGTCGGTGAAAAAACAGGAAAAATAGACAGCTCCTTAGTGAATGTGGTTCATTTTTATCGAGGAGATATAGACAGATCGCTAGAAGGTATGGTAAAGTTAATTGAACCATTAATGATTGTTGTAATAGGGGGAATGATCGGATTAATGGTAGTATCATTATTAACACCAATTTATCAGGTGACCGTTTAGGAGAATTATAAAAAGGTCGATTTATAAAACAAAATAAATATTATGACAAAACAAAAAGGTTTTACTTTAATTGAACTTTTGGTAGTAATCGCAGTTATTGCTATTTTAGCTTCGGTAGTTTTTGTTAACTTAAGAGGAGCACAAGAAAGTGCAAGAGATGCAAGAATTACAGTAGCTGTGGGACAAGTTAGATCAATCGCAGAACTTATTAATGCAAGAGCACCCTCTGCAACCCCCGGTTATCAAGGTTTATGTACTGGAACTGCGTTAAATACAGCTGGTAATACTGATCTTTCGGCCAT carries:
- a CDS encoding type II secretion system F family protein; translated protein: MRFNYQGRLNDGQLQSGVVEASSRDEAIALLQKSGIYIIFLEEITPSFYTKEIKFLERVSKKDVVIFSRQLSIMFRSGIPIIESLRTIAEQINKKKFKREIYKIADKVDGGNMLSQALLLFPETFTSFYVGMIKSGEISGRLSESLEYLADHLERDYNFNNKVIGALIYPVFIIFVFITILVLLVVFVVPGLKDVFEGMELPWSTRFILGLGDFIVAYWWVIILATIGSVFSLYKFFKTQAGKSLFDKVVFKVPLIGDFVRKVNLIRIAENLSTLIAGGLPIVQALEATVDLVGSGSYKKILYETRDGVRRGELISSILINYPEYFPSLFTQMIIVGEKTGKIDSSLVNVVHFYRGDIDRSLEGMVKLIEPLMIVVIGGMIGLMVVSLLTPIYQVTV
- a CDS encoding prepilin-type N-terminal cleavage/methylation domain-containing protein encodes the protein MTKQKGFTLIELLVVIAVIAILASVVFVNLRGAQESARDARITVAVGQVRSIAELINARAPSATPGYQGLCTGTALNTAGNTDLSAITADITASCTSAHCTATPIACHATTSAYCVSSRLNEANQFWCVRSDGRSGRATTACTATAACTIP